Proteins encoded in a region of the Thermocaproicibacter melissae genome:
- a CDS encoding extracellular solute-binding protein has product MKEKAWKRVSVGFLAAALTVSLTACNGGSSSTSSTTTETSQAESSATTSSDPGEQGAKLTLWGSGDDQAMLKEMAAAFEKLHADKNYKVTVNVQDEDKAQAAILKDIDAAADVFDVPHDQLGALVEANACYPNTVYADEVKANDDAGAVQASTYKGTLYGYPRSVQSIFLYYNKSVLSKDDVKTMEGMLKKAKAAGKEVGWDMGNNYDTAPFYFANGVKLFGDDGTDPNGSTFNSPEALAVAKYISTLKAQGLKNINDGDVVSLLKNGSVVAHATGSWKSQEFMKALGDNYAVAKLPTININGEDKQIVSFAGYTLYLVNSHTKYPQAAMQLAAFLTNEENQIKAFKDRKVVPANKKAQSDPSVTSDETVAAQLDQARFSIPMPSVPQMSNFWSDTSMAYTKDLFEGKIKEADMQAKLDAWNDLLKSSIKS; this is encoded by the coding sequence ATGAAAGAAAAAGCGTGGAAAAGAGTTTCTGTGGGTTTTTTAGCAGCAGCACTCACCGTTAGCCTAACAGCCTGCAATGGTGGAAGCAGTTCTACTTCCTCCACGACAACAGAAACTTCACAGGCAGAATCAAGCGCAACAACGTCATCCGATCCGGGTGAACAAGGTGCTAAGCTGACCCTCTGGGGTTCTGGTGACGACCAGGCTATGCTGAAAGAAATGGCAGCTGCCTTTGAGAAACTGCATGCAGACAAGAACTACAAGGTTACCGTCAATGTGCAGGATGAAGATAAGGCGCAGGCAGCCATCCTGAAGGATATCGATGCGGCAGCCGATGTTTTCGACGTACCGCATGACCAGCTCGGTGCCCTGGTAGAAGCAAACGCCTGCTATCCGAACACCGTATACGCTGACGAGGTCAAAGCAAACGATGACGCAGGTGCAGTCCAAGCCTCTACATACAAAGGCACGCTTTATGGTTATCCGCGTTCCGTCCAGTCCATCTTCCTGTACTACAATAAGAGCGTTCTGAGCAAGGACGACGTCAAAACGATGGAAGGCATGCTGAAGAAAGCGAAAGCAGCCGGTAAGGAAGTCGGCTGGGATATGGGCAACAACTACGACACTGCTCCTTTCTACTTTGCAAACGGCGTTAAGTTGTTCGGCGACGACGGCACAGACCCGAACGGAAGCACATTCAACAGCCCCGAAGCGCTTGCAGTTGCAAAATACATTTCAACGCTGAAGGCTCAGGGCCTGAAGAACATCAATGACGGTGACGTTGTTTCCCTGCTGAAGAACGGTTCCGTTGTTGCGCATGCTACCGGCTCTTGGAAATCTCAGGAGTTCATGAAGGCTCTCGGCGACAATTACGCAGTTGCTAAACTTCCGACCATTAACATTAATGGCGAAGACAAGCAGATTGTTTCTTTCGCAGGCTATACTCTTTACCTTGTAAACTCTCACACCAAATATCCGCAGGCCGCTATGCAGCTCGCTGCCTTCCTGACCAATGAAGAGAATCAGATCAAGGCATTCAAAGACAGAAAAGTTGTTCCGGCCAACAAAAAAGCACAAAGCGATCCTTCCGTAACCAGTGACGAAACCGTTGCGGCTCAGCTGGATCAGGCAAGGTTCTCCATCCCGATGCCTTCCGTTCCGCAGATGTCGAACTTCTGGTCCGATACCAGCATGGCTTACACAAAAGACCTTTTTGAAGGCAAAATCAAGGAAGCCGATATGCAGGCTAAACTGGACGCTTGGAATGATCTGCTCAAATCCAGCATCAAGAGCTAA
- a CDS encoding carbohydrate ABC transporter permease, with translation MQNNTKKAKVPLTFKDKEAGSYFIMGFANFVNHQIGKGLLFLGIEIGYIIFMALKGVSLIQGLYTLGTKKEGWVTVPGEALPILQKGDNSMLFLIYGVAAVVITGLFILMYFINLSSARKLVSDRLEGKRPNSFKQDIKSLADERFHGTMLTLPVLGILFFTVLPIIFMILIAFTNYDSKHQVPGNLFHWVGLTNFANMLGANKILSGTFFHVLGWTFVWAFFATFSNYFLGIIVALMINKKEIRFKGMWRSILVTTIAIPQFISLLVMQNMFNLYGPINEFLVSLGFERVDFLTNNATNARIVVLLVNLWVGIPYTMLITSGILMNIPNELYESAKIDGASAVQIFFKITMPYVLFVTTPYLITQFIGNLNNFNVIFLLTGGAPTTTEYYQAGKTDLLVTWLYKLTVNNYEYNLASTIGIFCFIISATISLLTYHQSASYKSEGDFQ, from the coding sequence ATGCAAAATAATACAAAAAAGGCAAAAGTGCCTCTTACTTTTAAAGACAAAGAGGCAGGCTCTTACTTTATCATGGGATTTGCAAACTTTGTAAATCACCAAATTGGAAAGGGACTTCTTTTCCTTGGAATCGAGATTGGATACATCATTTTCATGGCACTGAAAGGCGTCAGCCTGATTCAGGGCCTTTATACGCTCGGCACAAAAAAAGAGGGCTGGGTAACCGTGCCGGGTGAGGCACTCCCTATTCTGCAAAAGGGAGATAACTCCATGCTCTTTTTGATTTACGGCGTGGCTGCCGTAGTAATCACCGGGCTGTTTATTTTGATGTACTTTATTAACCTGTCTTCTGCCAGAAAACTGGTCTCTGACCGTTTGGAGGGAAAGCGCCCCAATAGCTTTAAACAGGACATCAAATCGTTAGCAGATGAAAGATTCCACGGAACTATGCTGACTCTCCCGGTCCTGGGAATTTTGTTTTTTACCGTTTTGCCAATTATCTTCATGATTCTGATTGCGTTTACGAACTACGACAGCAAGCACCAGGTCCCAGGTAATCTGTTCCATTGGGTTGGGCTGACCAACTTTGCTAACATGCTGGGGGCAAACAAGATTCTTTCCGGTACATTTTTTCATGTGCTTGGATGGACTTTTGTCTGGGCCTTCTTTGCAACATTCTCAAACTATTTTCTGGGGATTATCGTTGCACTGATGATCAATAAAAAGGAAATCCGCTTCAAAGGTATGTGGCGCTCCATCCTAGTCACAACAATCGCAATTCCCCAATTTATTTCCCTGCTTGTCATGCAGAACATGTTCAACCTGTACGGCCCCATCAATGAGTTTTTGGTTTCCTTGGGTTTTGAGCGGGTCGATTTTCTGACTAACAATGCCACAAATGCGAGAATCGTCGTTTTGCTTGTCAACCTGTGGGTTGGCATTCCATATACCATGCTTATCACTTCCGGCATTCTGATGAACATTCCGAACGAATTGTATGAATCCGCAAAAATCGACGGCGCTTCTGCCGTTCAAATCTTTTTCAAAATCACAATGCCGTACGTCTTATTTGTTACAACGCCTTATCTGATTACCCAGTTTATCGGCAATTTGAACAACTTCAACGTAATTTTCCTTTTGACCGGCGGTGCTCCGACAACAACGGAATATTACCAGGCAGGCAAAACAGACCTGCTGGTCACGTGGCTCTACAAATTGACGGTTAACAACTACGAGTATAACCTTGCATCTACCATCGGTATCTTCTGCTTCATTATTTCTGCCACCATATCGCTTCTAACGTATCATCAGAGCGCTTCCTATAAGAGTGAGGGAGATTTTCAATGA
- a CDS encoding sugar ABC transporter permease, which produces MKHSSIKVRKTISTTLIYLILIIISIIWLIPVLWVVLTSFRQEPGAFTSNFIPEHWTLDNYRKLWTNTVYPFKDWFINTFWVACASCAISTFLTLSVAYVLSRLRFTFRKTYMNIALILGMFPGFMSMIAVYFILKAVGLTQNLWALVIQYSASAGLGFYIAKGFFDTIPRSLDEAAKIDGATNAQIFYHIIMPNSGPIVVYTALMAFIGPWNDFIFANVVMGDNYNKWTVAIGLYQMIQKNNIYNNFTQFNAGCVCIGVPIMILFFILQRFYVEGITGGAVKG; this is translated from the coding sequence ATGAAACATTCGAGCATAAAGGTAAGAAAAACAATAAGCACTACTTTGATTTACCTGATTCTGATTATTATATCAATCATCTGGCTGATTCCGGTGCTGTGGGTTGTACTCACTTCGTTCCGCCAGGAGCCAGGTGCCTTTACTTCCAATTTTATTCCGGAACACTGGACTTTGGACAATTACAGAAAACTATGGACCAACACGGTATACCCATTTAAAGATTGGTTTATCAATACCTTTTGGGTTGCCTGTGCTTCCTGCGCCATAAGCACATTCTTAACGCTTTCCGTAGCCTACGTTCTTTCCAGGCTGCGCTTTACTTTCCGTAAGACATATATGAATATTGCCCTGATTCTTGGCATGTTCCCCGGCTTTATGTCAATGATTGCCGTCTACTTCATCTTAAAAGCGGTAGGCTTAACGCAGAACCTTTGGGCATTGGTCATTCAGTATTCCGCAAGTGCAGGTCTCGGCTTCTACATAGCGAAAGGTTTCTTCGATACCATTCCCCGTTCTCTGGATGAAGCTGCGAAAATCGACGGCGCCACAAACGCTCAGATTTTCTATCATATCATCATGCCGAATTCCGGCCCAATTGTTGTTTATACCGCTTTGATGGCTTTCATAGGTCCATGGAACGACTTTATTTTCGCAAACGTCGTCATGGGCGATAACTACAACAAATGGACCGTAGCAATCGGCTTGTATCAGATGATACAGAAGAATAACATTTACAACAACTTCACACAATTCAACGCCGGCTGTGTCTGCATTGGTGTTCCCATCATGATTCTGTTCTTTATTCTGCAAAGATTCTATGTGGAAGGGATCACCGGCGGAGCAGTCAAAGGCTAG
- a CDS encoding IS1182 family transposase translates to MLEREKLRRDAVEFVNTDLLVPGNHLLRKIDSAVDFSHIYDFVEDLYCEGNGRPSVDPVVLFKIVLIQHLYGIPSLRRTMQEINMNIAYRWFLGYTLNEELPHFSTVSYNFKHRFTEETVEQVFSWILQEANYAGYLEPEAVFVDGTHIKANANINKKIKKAVPQAAKRYASELMEEVNADREDHGKKPFDSTPKPPKEKEIMVSKTDPESGLFQKGEHKKCFAYEAHTACDKHNFVLDVEVTPGNVHDSVAFDAVYGKVTQRFPEIETVVADAAYKTPHICKRVFDDGRVLSTAYKRPMTKAGNLEWWKYVYDEYYDCVICPEYQVLHYATTNREGYREYKSRSYICEKCPFRSRCTESKSCTKTVTRHVWQDYVELAEDIRHTPKYKELYKKRKETIERVFADAKVKYGMRYTLYRGLTQVTNWVKLKFAAMNLKKLAMWKWRDGHPSGFLLILLCLFSYPAYYQENPSFV, encoded by the coding sequence ATGCTGGAACGGGAAAAACTACGCAGAGATGCAGTGGAATTTGTGAATACAGACCTATTGGTGCCGGGAAATCATCTGCTGCGAAAGATTGACAGCGCGGTAGATTTTAGCCATATTTATGATTTTGTAGAAGATTTGTATTGTGAGGGCAACGGTCGTCCTAGTGTGGACCCGGTCGTCCTGTTTAAGATTGTTCTGATCCAGCATCTGTACGGAATTCCCTCTTTACGCCGGACGATGCAGGAAATCAATATGAATATCGCGTATCGGTGGTTTCTGGGATATACACTGAACGAGGAGCTGCCGCATTTCTCCACTGTGAGTTACAATTTTAAGCACCGGTTCACAGAGGAAACCGTGGAGCAGGTGTTTTCGTGGATTTTGCAGGAGGCAAATTACGCCGGATATTTGGAGCCGGAAGCAGTATTTGTGGATGGGACGCATATCAAAGCAAACGCCAACATCAACAAAAAGATCAAAAAGGCAGTTCCTCAGGCGGCAAAGCGATATGCCTCAGAATTAATGGAAGAGGTTAACGCTGACCGGGAAGATCATGGGAAGAAGCCATTCGACAGTACTCCGAAACCGCCGAAGGAAAAAGAAATCATGGTGTCCAAAACAGACCCGGAAAGCGGGTTGTTCCAAAAGGGAGAACACAAGAAGTGCTTTGCCTACGAAGCACATACGGCCTGCGACAAACACAATTTTGTCCTTGACGTTGAGGTGACTCCGGGAAACGTACATGACAGTGTAGCATTTGACGCGGTCTATGGCAAAGTGACTCAACGGTTTCCTGAAATTGAAACGGTGGTGGCGGACGCCGCATACAAAACGCCGCATATCTGTAAACGGGTGTTTGACGACGGGCGGGTACTTTCCACAGCATACAAGCGGCCAATGACCAAAGCAGGAAATCTGGAATGGTGGAAGTATGTATACGACGAATATTATGACTGTGTGATCTGCCCGGAATATCAGGTTCTGCATTATGCAACAACCAACCGTGAGGGATACCGGGAATACAAAAGCCGGAGTTACATCTGCGAAAAATGTCCATTCCGTTCTCGCTGCACCGAGAGTAAAAGCTGTACGAAAACCGTAACGCGGCATGTGTGGCAGGATTATGTGGAGCTTGCGGAAGATATCAGGCACACACCGAAATACAAAGAGCTTTACAAAAAACGAAAAGAAACCATTGAGCGTGTCTTCGCCGATGCAAAAGTGAAATATGGGATGCGGTACACGCTCTACCGGGGCTTAACTCAAGTGACGAATTGGGTTAAGCTTAAGTTTGCTGCCATGAATCTCAAAAAGCTGGCAATGTGGAAATGGAGGGATGGCCATCCCTCCGGGTTTTTATTGATTTTACTTTGCTTATTTTCCTATCCTGCATATTATCAAGAGAACCCATCCTTCGTTTAA
- the malQ gene encoding 4-alpha-glucanotransferase has product MQCSNKEKVLTGRASGILLPISSIPSPYGIGSLGKESFAFIDFLKDAGQKYWQILPVGPTGCGDSPYQSFSAFAANPYFIDPELLAEQGLLKKEELEEFHFGDNPERIDYKALFDNRFRMLRLAADRFPEEDPDFLAFQKSNADWLEDYALFMALKEEHNMVSFQEWPDELRLRKFSALRSARVRLAKEIRFWKITQYLFFSQWRSLKAYAHKQGVYIIGDLPIYVSPDSSDLWAHSELFQVDEDQRPTHVAGCPPDSFTAEGQLWGNPLYAWERHESTGFRWWIQRLASAAEVYDVVRIDHFRGFSGYYSVPAGSKNAVHGTWRKGPGIDFVTAVKEKLPNLSVIAEDLGFLTDDVRELLAKSGFPGMKVLQFAFDSREESDYLPHNYEKNCVVYTGTHDNTTTEDWKLTARQEDVAFARKYLGIGPQDDLTGAMIRAAQACVADTCIIPMQDYLRLGAEARMNTPGTVGGNWLWRVRKESLTPQLAAEIRELTELYGRTKR; this is encoded by the coding sequence ATGCAATGCTCAAATAAGGAAAAAGTATTAACTGGCCGCGCAAGCGGAATCCTGCTGCCGATAAGCAGTATTCCTTCTCCATACGGAATCGGAAGTTTAGGGAAAGAATCGTTTGCGTTTATCGATTTTCTGAAAGATGCCGGCCAAAAGTACTGGCAGATTCTCCCCGTCGGTCCCACCGGATGCGGCGACAGCCCATACCAGAGCTTTTCTGCGTTCGCAGCAAATCCTTACTTCATTGACCCGGAACTGTTGGCGGAACAGGGGCTGTTAAAAAAAGAGGAGCTTGAGGAATTCCATTTCGGCGACAATCCGGAACGAATCGACTATAAAGCACTGTTTGACAACCGCTTCCGGATGCTTCGTCTGGCGGCTGACCGTTTTCCGGAGGAGGATCCCGATTTTCTGGCATTCCAAAAATCCAATGCCGACTGGCTGGAAGATTACGCGCTCTTTATGGCGCTCAAAGAAGAACACAACATGGTTTCGTTCCAGGAGTGGCCGGATGAACTTCGTCTTCGCAAGTTCTCCGCTCTGCGTTCCGCACGGGTTCGCCTGGCGAAGGAAATTCGCTTCTGGAAGATAACGCAGTATTTGTTCTTTTCACAGTGGCGTTCGCTCAAAGCTTACGCGCATAAGCAGGGAGTCTATATTATCGGCGACCTGCCGATTTATGTCTCGCCCGATTCGTCCGATTTGTGGGCGCACAGCGAACTGTTTCAAGTCGACGAGGACCAAAGACCGACGCACGTTGCCGGCTGCCCGCCGGATTCCTTTACAGCGGAAGGTCAGCTTTGGGGAAATCCGCTGTATGCGTGGGAGAGGCATGAGTCCACCGGATTCCGCTGGTGGATACAGCGCCTTGCCAGCGCAGCAGAAGTCTATGACGTGGTGCGAATTGACCATTTCCGCGGGTTTTCCGGTTATTACAGCGTTCCGGCAGGAAGCAAAAATGCGGTTCACGGCACATGGCGCAAAGGGCCGGGTATTGATTTTGTGACTGCGGTGAAGGAAAAGCTCCCGAACCTTTCGGTCATCGCAGAGGATTTGGGTTTCCTGACGGACGATGTTCGGGAGCTTTTGGCAAAAAGCGGTTTTCCGGGGATGAAAGTGCTTCAGTTTGCCTTTGACTCGCGGGAAGAAAGTGATTATCTGCCGCACAATTACGAGAAGAATTGCGTGGTCTACACCGGTACGCATGACAATACCACGACCGAGGATTGGAAGCTGACCGCCCGGCAAGAAGACGTTGCGTTTGCCCGCAAATATCTTGGCATTGGCCCGCAAGACGACCTTACTGGGGCTATGATTCGTGCGGCTCAGGCCTGTGTCGCTGACACTTGCATCATTCCAATGCAGGATTATCTTCGCCTTGGAGCCGAGGCACGCATGAATACACCGGGTACAGTCGGCGGAAACTGGCTCTGGCGTGTCCGGAAGGAATCCCTTACCCCGCAGCTTGCGGCCGAAATTCGCGAGCTTACGGAATTATACGGACGCACGAAACGGTAG
- a CDS encoding glycogen/starch/alpha-glucan phosphorylase: MFDILNPEFTAEMKRKLLLKFGCTPETAAPQELHEAFSECLMEQIVPLWNESKEQYSRKRQVYYLSAEFLVGRAIYNNLLALGLTEKARDLFQKMGADLNAMEEVEDAALGNGGLGRLAACYMDSAATMGLPVQGYGIRYRFGLFRQKFENGFQSEQVDDWTRYGDPWSVRRERDAVAVKYSDMTVRAVPYDMPVIGYGGKHINTIRLWQSEPIVPFDFRKFNDQQYDEAVKNHNRAEDISRVLYPNDTTDEGKILRIRQQYFFCSASMQDILRSYTAKYGNDFSKVAELCVVQLNDTHPTVAVCELIRLMEERGVDFETAFGIARKIFRYTNHTVMAEALEKWDEDLYASVLPEICEIIDRIAEYQQKEFTALGGKFAENLESCAVVTKALEQAKPGQGEQEETSCREKRTIHMANLAVYASDAVNGVAKLHTEILKDSVLKQWYELYPERFFNVTNGITQRRWLALCNPELSALITRLLGSKAWMTNLFELEKLIPYADDEKILNEFIAIKKQKKQKLAEYITRREGVQVPSDFIFDIQAKRLHEYKRQFLNALSILDLYYEIKEGQIKNFTPTVFLFGGKAAPGYVRALGIIKLINEIARLVDSDPVVRKYMRVVFVQNYDVSYAEKLVCAADLSEQISTAGTEASGTGNMKFMLNGAPTVGTYDGANVEIVQQSGFENNYIFGASVDKLNSIRETYDPNEIYRTNARVRRALDALVDGTLDDGGTGVFQELYDSILVGASWHRPDQYFLLYDFESYQNARLQANRDYRSSLDFARKGFLNIANAGYFSSDRSVADYAKNIWKI; encoded by the coding sequence ATGTTTGACATTTTAAATCCTGAATTTACCGCGGAAATGAAACGAAAACTTTTGCTGAAATTTGGATGTACGCCGGAAACAGCTGCCCCACAGGAATTGCACGAGGCGTTTTCGGAATGCCTCATGGAGCAGATTGTGCCGCTCTGGAACGAAAGCAAAGAGCAATATTCACGAAAAAGGCAGGTTTATTACCTTTCTGCAGAATTCCTTGTAGGCCGTGCAATCTATAACAATCTTCTCGCTTTAGGCTTGACGGAGAAGGCGCGCGACCTTTTTCAGAAAATGGGCGCAGATCTGAACGCAATGGAAGAAGTGGAGGACGCCGCCCTCGGAAACGGAGGACTCGGCCGGCTGGCCGCCTGCTACATGGATTCGGCGGCGACGATGGGGCTGCCGGTTCAGGGTTACGGAATTCGATATCGTTTCGGACTGTTCCGCCAGAAGTTCGAAAACGGTTTTCAGTCTGAACAGGTGGACGATTGGACGAGGTACGGCGACCCGTGGTCGGTTCGCAGGGAGCGGGATGCCGTTGCCGTGAAATATTCGGACATGACCGTTCGTGCCGTTCCTTACGATATGCCGGTAATCGGTTACGGCGGCAAACATATCAATACGATTCGCCTTTGGCAAAGCGAACCGATCGTGCCGTTTGATTTCCGGAAATTCAACGACCAGCAATATGACGAGGCGGTCAAGAACCATAACCGTGCGGAAGATATCTCCCGTGTGCTGTACCCAAACGATACAACGGACGAGGGTAAAATCCTGCGCATTCGCCAGCAGTATTTCTTCTGCAGCGCTTCGATGCAGGACATTCTTCGCAGCTATACCGCAAAATACGGGAACGACTTCTCGAAAGTTGCCGAGCTTTGTGTGGTGCAGCTGAATGATACGCACCCCACGGTGGCAGTTTGCGAGCTGATACGTCTGATGGAAGAGCGCGGTGTCGATTTTGAAACGGCCTTCGGAATTGCCCGCAAGATTTTCCGGTACACAAATCACACGGTTATGGCGGAAGCGTTGGAAAAGTGGGATGAAGACCTGTATGCCTCCGTTTTACCGGAAATCTGCGAAATTATCGACAGAATAGCAGAATATCAGCAGAAGGAATTCACCGCACTTGGCGGAAAGTTCGCTGAAAATCTGGAATCCTGCGCCGTTGTAACAAAAGCGCTGGAGCAGGCAAAGCCGGGACAGGGCGAACAGGAAGAGACGTCCTGCAGGGAAAAGAGGACCATTCACATGGCGAACCTTGCTGTTTATGCTTCCGACGCGGTCAACGGTGTGGCAAAGCTGCATACGGAAATTCTGAAGGATAGCGTGCTGAAGCAATGGTATGAGCTTTACCCGGAGCGCTTCTTCAATGTTACAAACGGCATTACGCAGCGCCGCTGGCTGGCTCTGTGCAATCCGGAGCTTTCCGCTCTGATTACCCGCCTGCTGGGTTCAAAGGCGTGGATGACGAACCTTTTTGAGCTGGAGAAGCTGATTCCGTACGCCGATGACGAGAAGATTCTGAATGAATTTATTGCGATTAAGAAGCAGAAAAAACAGAAGCTTGCGGAATATATCACACGGCGGGAAGGCGTGCAGGTGCCCTCTGATTTTATTTTCGATATTCAGGCAAAGCGTCTGCACGAATATAAACGCCAGTTCCTGAATGCGCTTTCGATTCTGGACCTTTATTATGAAATTAAGGAAGGACAAATCAAGAATTTTACCCCGACGGTGTTCCTGTTTGGGGGAAAAGCAGCGCCGGGCTATGTCCGTGCACTAGGCATTATCAAACTGATTAACGAAATTGCGCGTTTGGTTGATTCCGACCCGGTTGTAAGGAAATATATGCGTGTTGTGTTCGTACAGAATTACGACGTTTCATACGCGGAAAAGTTGGTTTGCGCTGCTGATCTCTCCGAGCAGATTTCCACAGCGGGAACGGAGGCTTCCGGAACCGGCAATATGAAATTTATGCTGAACGGTGCGCCGACGGTTGGTACATACGACGGCGCCAATGTGGAAATCGTGCAGCAGTCCGGATTCGAAAACAACTACATATTCGGCGCCAGTGTTGACAAATTGAATTCCATCCGTGAGACATACGACCCGAACGAGATTTACCGGACCAACGCGCGTGTGCGCCGTGCGCTGGACGCTTTGGTTGACGGAACACTGGACGATGGCGGCACAGGCGTATTTCAGGAACTCTATGATTCGATTTTGGTGGGAGCAAGCTGGCACCGCCCAGACCAATATTTCCTGCTGTATGATTTTGAATCTTACCAGAACGCCCGGCTGCAAGCAAACCGTGATTACCGAAGCAGCCTTGATTTTGCACGCAAAGGATTCTTGAATATTGCAAACGCAGGATATTTTTCGAGTGACCGAAGCGTAGCAGATTATGCGAAAAATATCTGGAAGATTTGA
- a CDS encoding LacI family DNA-binding transcriptional regulator — MTTIRDIAKKLNLSVSTVSKGLNGASDVSEETRRLVLDTALKMGYAPRQARAVESLKICVFIENMGYEQIEQFGYDIIVGFKLAAAAKQWDVSIVPMALNQENSIQYEEYMRANHYSAGFLLGFKLHDDFLSQLEKTTVPTVLLDNVIYNKNVACLGVDNQQGIFRAVQHLAELGHTSIAMLNGEPQSRVSSERLNGFRLGMEHFGLPIREELIGHGDFTADCAARFVGRFVEAGATAIVCASDLIAHGVLRELYRMGLRVPQDISVVGFDDIPIAAYATPPLTTVHQDRLAIGKNACLLMEQIMQGNCINRLLLIPELVIRESTGKPRNASPHHLPGQ; from the coding sequence ATGACCACGATTCGAGATATAGCGAAAAAACTGAATCTATCAGTCAGCACTGTTTCCAAGGGCCTGAACGGGGCAAGCGATGTCAGCGAAGAAACACGGCGGCTGGTGCTGGACACCGCGCTGAAAATGGGATACGCGCCTCGGCAGGCACGAGCAGTGGAGTCTTTGAAAATCTGCGTATTTATCGAAAATATGGGTTACGAACAGATTGAACAGTTCGGTTACGATATTATCGTAGGTTTCAAGCTTGCCGCAGCTGCGAAACAGTGGGATGTTTCTATTGTCCCGATGGCACTGAATCAGGAAAACAGCATCCAGTATGAGGAATATATGCGCGCAAACCATTATTCCGCAGGTTTTCTGCTTGGGTTTAAGCTGCATGACGATTTCCTCAGCCAGCTCGAAAAAACCACCGTGCCGACCGTTCTGCTCGATAATGTAATTTACAATAAAAATGTGGCCTGCCTTGGCGTGGACAACCAGCAGGGGATATTCCGCGCGGTGCAGCATTTGGCAGAGCTTGGGCATACCTCCATTGCCATGCTGAACGGTGAACCGCAGAGCCGCGTTTCGAGTGAACGCCTGAACGGTTTCCGGCTCGGTATGGAGCATTTCGGGCTGCCGATTCGGGAAGAACTAATCGGCCACGGCGATTTCACCGCGGACTGCGCGGCGAGATTCGTGGGCCGCTTTGTTGAAGCAGGTGCAACGGCAATTGTCTGCGCCAGCGATTTGATTGCACACGGTGTTCTGAGAGAGCTTTACCGCATGGGTCTGCGTGTGCCGCAGGACATCAGCGTGGTCGGTTTTGACGATATTCCCATTGCGGCTTATGCGACGCCTCCGCTTACTACCGTACATCAGGACAGGCTTGCAATCGGCAAAAACGCCTGCCTGCTGATGGAGCAGATTATGCAAGGAAACTGCATCAACCGCCTGCTTTTGATTCCGGAGCTTGTCATCCGCGAATCGACCGGGAAGCCTAGAAATGCCTCCCCGCATCATTTGCCTGGTCAATGA
- a CDS encoding aldo/keto reductase, translating to MEKKIPSVYSGDGLEMPAIGFGTYRLKGAEGARAIEDAIKLGYRLLDSAVNYENEGALGKAIRKSGVRRDELLVTSKLPGRFHRYADALACIEESLYRTGLDYFDLYLIHWPNPKTNLYVEAWQAMIEAKKRGYIRFIGVSNFMPEHLERIIRETGVTPSVNQIELHPYFNQEELRAFDAAHGIITESWSPLGRGSKFLSEPIILAIAQKYGKTPHQVVLRWHTQLGVVPIPKASSLEHQRANLDIFDFTLTDEEMKQIGRLTRPDGRTTGQDPFVHEEF from the coding sequence ATGGAGAAAAAGATTCCAAGCGTATACTCCGGTGACGGCTTAGAGATGCCGGCAATCGGTTTCGGTACCTATCGACTAAAAGGCGCAGAGGGCGCTCGTGCCATTGAGGACGCAATCAAGCTCGGCTACCGCCTGCTCGATTCCGCTGTCAATTACGAAAACGAAGGTGCTTTGGGCAAAGCAATCCGCAAGAGCGGCGTCCGCAGAGACGAGCTTTTGGTTACATCAAAACTTCCGGGAAGATTCCACCGCTACGCCGATGCGCTGGCCTGTATTGAGGAGTCGCTTTACCGCACGGGTCTCGATTATTTCGACCTATATCTCATCCACTGGCCGAACCCGAAAACCAACCTGTATGTGGAAGCATGGCAGGCCATGATTGAAGCGAAAAAGCGCGGCTATATTCGCTTTATCGGCGTCTCCAACTTTATGCCGGAGCATCTTGAACGAATCATTCGGGAAACCGGCGTAACACCGTCTGTCAACCAGATTGAGCTGCACCCGTATTTCAATCAGGAAGAGCTGCGCGCCTTTGACGCCGCTCATGGCATCATCACGGAATCCTGGAGTCCGCTTGGGCGCGGAAGCAAATTCCTTTCGGAGCCTATCATTCTCGCCATAGCGCAGAAATACGGCAAAACGCCGCACCAAGTCGTGCTTCGTTGGCACACACAGCTTGGCGTAGTTCCGATTCCGAAAGCGTCGTCCTTGGAACATCAGCGCGCCAATCTGGACATTTTCGATTTCACCCTCACAGATGAGGAGATGAAACAAATCGGCCGGCTGACGCGACCGGATGGCAGAACCACAGGTCAAGACCCGTTCGTACACGAGGAATTCTGA